One region of Candidatus Dadabacteria bacterium genomic DNA includes:
- a CDS encoding 6-pyruvoyl tetrahydrobiopterin synthase has protein sequence MLKRKEQVLLTRVFRFSASHRLFIEGLSDEENLAIFDKCANPAGHGHDYSVEVGIRGEIDNETGMIINRVDFEKQAAPIIEELNYKWIDRDIPFFQKNISTVENIGEYLWQKFTEIIPGKLDHIRIWENPKSYFEYSEEKQDG, from the coding sequence AGAAAAGAACAAGTGCTTCTGACAAGGGTATTTAGATTTTCTGCGAGCCACAGGCTTTTCATAGAAGGTTTGTCCGACGAAGAAAATCTTGCCATATTCGACAAATGCGCGAATCCCGCGGGACACGGACACGATTATTCCGTAGAAGTGGGAATAAGAGGGGAAATAGACAATGAAACTGGCATGATCATAAACCGCGTTGATTTTGAAAAACAGGCAGCTCCCATAATCGAAGAACTTAACTATAAATGGATAGACAGGGATATACCTTTCTTTCAGAAAAACATATCGACCGTTGAAAATATCGGGGAATATCTGTGGCAAAAGTTCACGGAAATCATTCCGGGTAAGCTTGATCACATAAGGATCTGGGAGAATCCGAAAAGTTATTTTGAGTATTCCGAGGAAAAACAAGATGGCTGA
- a CDS encoding SDR family NAD(P)-dependent oxidoreductase: MAEKVAVLTGAARGIGRATAIELLEAGFFTALCSKTPQSAASLEAEISSFAGSFIISSVDISVEAEIQRFISSVAKEKGRIDVLINNAGIVYTGSVEETGTEQWDEMMAVNARGTFLMVKHSLPLIPRGGHIVNIGSNASKKGFPGWAAYCASKFAVLGFTNSLREELRDREIRVSAVLPGPTKTDIWDSLGGEWDSEKMMSPEVTAKTVLSVINQPPEANIDEIDIVPSTGSL, translated from the coding sequence ATGGCTGAGAAAGTCGCAGTCCTAACCGGGGCAGCAAGGGGCATAGGAAGAGCGACTGCAATTGAGTTGCTCGAAGCGGGTTTCTTTACGGCGCTTTGTTCAAAAACCCCCCAGAGCGCAGCTTCCCTTGAGGCCGAAATATCCTCTTTTGCCGGGAGTTTCATTATTTCCTCCGTTGATATATCGGTTGAGGCTGAAATCCAAAGATTCATCTCGAGCGTTGCGAAAGAAAAAGGGAGAATTGACGTACTCATAAATAACGCGGGTATTGTCTACACGGGTTCGGTAGAAGAAACCGGCACCGAGCAGTGGGATGAAATGATGGCCGTAAACGCAAGAGGGACCTTCCTCATGGTAAAGCACTCACTCCCGCTTATCCCCAGAGGAGGCCATATCGTAAACATCGGCTCAAACGCTTCAAAGAAAGGCTTTCCCGGGTGGGCCGCCTATTGCGCTTCCAAGTTCGCCGTCTTGGGTTTTACCAATTCACTGAGAGAAGAGTTAAGGGACAGGGAAATAAGGGTTTCTGCGGTTCTGCCGGGTCCAACCAAAACGGACATCTGGGATTCTCTTGGCGGAGAATGGGACAGCGAAAAAATGATGTCCCCTGAAGTTACGGCGAAAACAGTCCTCTCGGTCATAAATCAGCCCCCGGAAGCGAACATAGATGAAATTGATATAGTTCCATCCACGGGTAGTTTATAA